The Urbifossiella limnaea genome has a window encoding:
- a CDS encoding N,N-dimethylformamidase beta subunit family domain-containing protein, translated as MPRPTRRTALAAPFAVAAAQPATRPPLEAYTDQLSYAPGDTVRFHVSFAGGFGGRLVRVGGGDAVTLDLPGAQAEAHPVLKDASARGCRWPAALAYTLPAGTPTGYYRTEFRTGRGDGAAAGECFFVVRPRRPAADAKVLIQLSTNTYNAYTNWGGYSLYAYHGRDKVQGRRVSFDRPLSSQFRQWEEHFVRWAETAGYRLDYCVNSDLEFRPEILAGYKLVLSVGHDEYWSAPMRDNLERYIGAGGNVAFFSGNTCCWQVRSEDGGRALACWKQNFGDDPAYMAGDHAKLTSLWSHHLVKRPENSLTGVGFLWGGYHRSHGQFMDGSGAYTTHRPEHWLLAGTGLKRGDPFGAKLPAYKVVGYECDGCELSWTNGLPTPTGRDGTPANFEVVATAPARWHPDDCEWYERWEKGRTGNAVIGSYTRGGTVVTVGSTDWAHGLRGNDPAITRITRNVLDRLGS; from the coding sequence ATGCCCCGCCCTACCCGCCGCACCGCACTCGCCGCCCCGTTCGCGGTCGCCGCCGCCCAGCCGGCCACCCGACCGCCCCTCGAAGCCTACACCGACCAGCTCAGCTACGCCCCCGGCGACACGGTTCGGTTCCACGTCTCGTTCGCCGGCGGCTTCGGCGGGCGGCTCGTCCGGGTGGGCGGTGGGGACGCGGTCACCCTGGACCTGCCGGGTGCTCAGGCTGAGGCCCACCCGGTGCTGAAGGACGCCTCGGCGCGCGGCTGTCGCTGGCCGGCAGCACTCGCCTACACGCTGCCTGCGGGCACGCCCACGGGGTACTACCGCACCGAGTTCCGCACCGGCCGCGGGGACGGGGCGGCGGCCGGCGAGTGCTTCTTCGTGGTGCGGCCGAGGCGGCCCGCGGCCGACGCCAAGGTGCTGATTCAGCTCTCGACCAACACCTACAACGCGTATACGAACTGGGGCGGGTACAGCCTGTACGCCTACCACGGCCGCGACAAGGTGCAGGGGCGGCGGGTGTCGTTCGACCGGCCGCTCAGTTCGCAGTTCCGCCAGTGGGAGGAGCACTTCGTCCGCTGGGCCGAGACCGCCGGGTACAGGCTCGACTACTGCGTCAACTCGGACCTGGAGTTCCGGCCCGAAATCCTCGCCGGCTACAAGCTCGTCCTGAGCGTCGGCCACGACGAGTACTGGTCGGCGCCGATGCGCGACAACCTGGAACGCTACATCGGTGCCGGCGGGAACGTGGCCTTCTTCAGCGGAAACACCTGCTGCTGGCAGGTCCGTAGCGAGGACGGGGGCCGGGCGCTGGCGTGCTGGAAGCAGAACTTCGGGGACGACCCTGCGTACATGGCCGGCGACCACGCCAAGCTCACGTCGCTGTGGAGTCATCACCTCGTCAAGCGGCCGGAGAACAGCCTAACCGGCGTCGGCTTCCTGTGGGGCGGGTATCACCGCAGCCACGGGCAGTTCATGGACGGCAGCGGCGCGTACACGACGCACCGGCCCGAGCACTGGCTGCTGGCGGGAACGGGCCTCAAGCGCGGCGACCCGTTCGGGGCGAAGCTGCCGGCGTACAAGGTGGTGGGCTACGAGTGCGACGGCTGCGAGCTGAGCTGGACGAACGGCCTGCCGACGCCGACGGGGCGGGACGGCACGCCGGCGAACTTCGAGGTGGTGGCGACGGCCCCGGCCCGGTGGCACCCGGACGACTGCGAGTGGTACGAGCGCTGGGAGAAGGGCCGCACCGGCAACGCGGTGATCGGCAGCTACACCCGCGGCGGCACGGTGGTGACCGTCGGCAGCACCGACTGGGCGCACGGCCTCCGCGGCAACGACCCCGCGATCACGCGGATCACGCGGAATGTGCTGGACCGCCTCGGTTCTTGA
- a CDS encoding PP2C family protein-serine/threonine phosphatase, with the protein MSDTNEHDTVDDVPSLGGGASRAVGPIFVDAAGRTHVGHARKSNEDNFHITRFGRYLRTVASSLTAPDTPDDFEQVGYGFAVADGVGGSAAGEVASRLAITLIIDLVLQTPDWVFAENAIDVRTVMARTARRFGLVNDAVVAEAAARPGLRGMGSTLSLAISMGAELIVAHVGDSPVFLYRGGRLLRLTRDHTVPTSQLGVHPAVAARVRLALTHAIGIPATGGAPELSRHKLADRDRILLCTDGLTDLVSEDDIADELGRVSAEDACQALVGRALDRGGGDNVTVVVASFRFPGTAGTTG; encoded by the coding sequence GTGAGCGACACCAACGAGCATGACACGGTGGACGATGTCCCGTCCCTCGGCGGGGGGGCGTCGCGGGCCGTCGGGCCGATCTTCGTCGACGCCGCCGGGCGGACGCACGTCGGGCACGCCCGCAAGTCCAACGAGGACAACTTTCACATCACCCGTTTCGGCCGCTACCTGCGGACGGTCGCGTCCAGCCTCACCGCGCCCGACACGCCGGACGACTTTGAGCAGGTCGGGTATGGATTTGCGGTCGCCGACGGGGTCGGCGGGAGCGCCGCCGGCGAGGTCGCCAGCCGGCTGGCGATCACCCTCATCATCGACCTCGTTCTCCAGACGCCCGACTGGGTGTTCGCCGAGAACGCGATTGACGTTCGAACCGTGATGGCGCGGACGGCACGGCGGTTCGGCCTGGTCAACGACGCCGTCGTCGCCGAGGCCGCGGCGCGGCCGGGGCTGCGCGGGATGGGGTCAACCCTTTCACTGGCCATCAGTATGGGCGCCGAACTGATCGTCGCTCACGTCGGCGACTCGCCCGTGTTCCTGTACCGCGGCGGCCGCCTGCTACGGCTGACCCGCGACCACACGGTCCCCACGTCGCAGCTCGGCGTCCACCCGGCCGTCGCCGCACGCGTCCGGCTCGCCCTGACGCACGCGATCGGCATCCCGGCCACCGGCGGAGCCCCGGAACTGTCCCGCCACAAGCTGGCCGACCGCGACCGCATCCTCCTCTGCACCGACGGGCTGACCGACCTCGTGAGCGAGGACGACATCGCCGACGAGTTGGGCCGCGTGTCGGCCGAGGACGCCTGTCAGGCCCTCGTGGGGCGGGCGCTGGACCGGGGCGGCGGGGACAACGTGACCGTGGTCGTCGCGTCCTTTCGGTTCCCTGGTACGGCCGGCACCACGGGCTGA
- a CDS encoding WD40 repeat domain-containing serine/threonine protein kinase, with the protein MGRRRILPHRADRAGTPPRSDPFMASRVSPAADPDAPGDHTKVAPANPSPSAAGREDTSFALAADLAPGRVLSGFEIIGEINRGGMGVVLKARQQGLDRIVALKVISPTRLGNPDALRRFKQEVRAAASVVISPNVVAVYHTDLDGPLPFLAMEFVDGIDLSKLVKSSGPVAPADAVFYLQQAATGLQHVHEAGLVHRDIKPANLMVTPNPLLTKGKKTGRLPKLKILDMGLARHATEAKEESGLTRDGIFLGTPDYVAPEQAEDSRKADIRADIYSLGASMYYILTGEVPFPGTTIVQKLRRQMTEPPPSLMAKRPEAGPGLDLLVRRMMARNPDERFQTPSELLDAVDRVKRGGAPETATHAPIGVAGQAPLNGGSAVFSLPAGHTSTKAHVGAVSGLLVSGDGKQVITGGPDGTIKVWNALKLKEVRSFEGDVGSVEQLAGAPNGRWIASCATRLTVPEMRIQIWDTATGTEHGRLKGAGDNYRCVAVSPDGKRVAAGSADRSVWVWEFAADGPKPTQLLGHTGAVTAVAFPKFGDTLLSAAADGTVRQWGLTTGKERASLNGTVGPVLGLAFQGKKLAVTGKALAVRQTDGSFHRFVGHDGPVLCAAFSPDGRLLASGGSDGTVRVWQADDGTELTTLTGHAGPVRSLSFGVDAGVLYSGGEDGTLRRWPVEAPLG; encoded by the coding sequence GTGGGCCGCCGCCGGATCCTCCCCCACCGAGCCGACCGCGCCGGCACCCCGCCGCGGTCGGACCCGTTCATGGCCAGCCGCGTGAGCCCCGCCGCCGACCCCGACGCCCCGGGCGACCACACCAAGGTCGCCCCGGCCAACCCGTCCCCGTCCGCCGCCGGCCGGGAGGACACGTCCTTCGCGCTCGCCGCCGACCTGGCCCCCGGCCGCGTGCTCAGCGGCTTCGAGATCATCGGCGAGATCAACCGCGGCGGCATGGGCGTCGTCCTGAAGGCCCGCCAGCAGGGGCTCGACCGCATCGTCGCACTGAAGGTCATCTCGCCGACCCGCCTCGGCAACCCGGACGCCCTCCGCCGCTTCAAGCAGGAGGTCCGCGCCGCCGCCTCGGTGGTCATCTCCCCCAACGTCGTCGCCGTCTACCACACCGACCTCGACGGCCCGCTGCCGTTCCTGGCGATGGAGTTCGTGGACGGCATCGACCTGTCGAAGCTGGTGAAGTCGAGCGGCCCGGTGGCCCCCGCCGACGCCGTGTTCTACCTCCAGCAGGCCGCCACCGGGTTGCAGCACGTCCACGAGGCCGGGCTCGTCCACCGCGACATCAAGCCCGCGAACCTGATGGTCACGCCGAACCCGCTGCTGACGAAGGGTAAGAAGACCGGCCGGCTGCCGAAGCTGAAGATTCTGGACATGGGCCTGGCCCGGCACGCGACCGAGGCCAAGGAGGAGTCCGGCCTCACCCGCGACGGCATCTTCCTCGGCACGCCCGACTACGTCGCCCCCGAGCAGGCCGAGGACTCCCGCAAGGCCGACATCCGCGCCGACATCTATTCGCTCGGCGCCTCCATGTACTACATCCTGACCGGCGAGGTGCCCTTCCCCGGCACCACGATCGTGCAGAAACTCCGCCGCCAGATGACCGAGCCGCCGCCGTCGCTCATGGCCAAGCGGCCGGAGGCCGGCCCCGGGCTGGACCTGCTCGTCCGCCGCATGATGGCCCGCAACCCCGACGAGCGCTTCCAGACGCCGTCCGAGTTGCTCGACGCCGTCGACCGGGTGAAGCGCGGCGGCGCGCCCGAGACCGCCACCCACGCACCCATCGGCGTAGCCGGTCAGGCGCCCCTCAACGGCGGGTCGGCGGTGTTCTCGCTGCCGGCCGGGCATACCAGCACGAAGGCCCACGTCGGCGCCGTCAGCGGGTTGCTCGTGAGCGGCGACGGCAAGCAGGTCATCACCGGCGGCCCGGACGGCACCATCAAGGTGTGGAACGCCCTGAAGCTGAAGGAAGTGCGGAGTTTCGAGGGCGACGTGGGGAGCGTCGAGCAGTTGGCGGGCGCGCCGAACGGCCGGTGGATCGCGTCGTGCGCCACCCGGCTGACCGTGCCCGAGATGCGGATCCAGATCTGGGACACCGCCACCGGCACCGAGCACGGCCGCCTGAAGGGCGCCGGCGACAACTACCGCTGCGTGGCCGTGAGCCCGGACGGGAAGCGCGTCGCGGCCGGCAGCGCCGACCGGTCGGTGTGGGTGTGGGAGTTCGCGGCGGACGGGCCGAAGCCGACTCAGTTGCTCGGCCACACCGGCGCCGTGACCGCCGTGGCCTTCCCGAAGTTCGGCGACACCCTGCTGAGCGCCGCCGCCGACGGCACGGTCCGCCAGTGGGGCCTGACGACCGGCAAGGAGCGGGCGTCGCTGAACGGCACGGTCGGCCCGGTGTTGGGCCTGGCGTTCCAGGGGAAGAAGCTGGCCGTGACTGGTAAGGCGCTGGCCGTGCGGCAGACGGACGGCTCGTTCCACCGGTTCGTCGGCCACGACGGGCCAGTTCTCTGTGCCGCGTTCAGCCCGGACGGGCGGCTGCTGGCGAGCGGCGGCTCCGACGGCACGGTGCGCGTGTGGCAGGCCGACGACGGCACCGAGCTGACGACCCTGACCGGCCACGCCGGCCCGGTTCGGTCGCTGAGTTTCGGCGTGGACGCAGGCGTCTTGTACAGCGGCGGCGAGGACGGGACGTTGCGCCGCTGGCCGGTCGAGGCGCCGCTGGGCTGA
- a CDS encoding YncE family protein: protein MSPPPPAPDDDAPPPAGREVIEPSRDSLLDDPLFAELVEAKPGPDLKVGPPAPPPVAAPADDLPLAEVVPARPKPPPAGPPRRVEEPTEPPKPQVFAACAVLGCFGLGFVASMSFLGWAALTLLSGLPDDRGTTVVHTGARPGPVESTKYAADSGQIQLAGTVDAVGRAAAGRYLLLRTSRTGEVHVFDPNVGDVIAKFDTGGGRSLFAGSASKLFVFRTDDAGNSLERWDLETRVKEHSVQRPRDALPPVALAVGAGTDGPLYLVNAPINGAATVRVIDADTLAEKAAYGVPNWLGAAHTHVRASDDGLTLTASTASGAAVLRFPSPQAAPTAVVLRATGPNPPKYATPARNGALVFTPRGLFSPDGALQPGPKRLTFPTAQGTDLFLSQVVQDAADPTPELRLHLTAAAAASVPLSSVGGPKGVEMGELSAVTADQRVHLWPAAGLAVVVSTGTPTRLLLTKVDVKELLSDLVQTHVVIGSDPSRWAPRSAEWRYRPAVWTNGDGPTAVKLVESPPGMQVKPNGEVVWTPGTGAARTSVVRLRVEVGDVGTEQQFRLTVLDDPDDE, encoded by the coding sequence ATGAGCCCCCCGCCCCCCGCGCCGGACGACGACGCACCGCCACCCGCCGGCCGGGAGGTCATCGAACCGTCCCGCGACTCGCTCCTCGACGACCCGCTCTTCGCCGAGTTGGTCGAGGCCAAGCCGGGGCCGGACCTGAAGGTCGGACCGCCGGCCCCCCCGCCGGTCGCCGCACCGGCGGACGACCTGCCGCTCGCGGAGGTGGTTCCGGCGCGGCCGAAGCCGCCGCCGGCCGGCCCGCCGCGACGGGTTGAGGAGCCGACCGAACCGCCGAAGCCGCAGGTGTTCGCCGCGTGCGCGGTCCTCGGCTGCTTCGGGCTCGGGTTCGTGGCGTCGATGTCGTTCCTCGGCTGGGCGGCGCTCACGCTCCTGTCCGGCCTCCCCGACGACCGAGGCACGACCGTCGTTCACACGGGGGCGCGGCCGGGCCCGGTCGAGTCCACCAAATACGCCGCCGACAGCGGCCAGATTCAACTCGCCGGCACGGTCGACGCCGTCGGCCGCGCCGCCGCTGGCCGCTACCTGCTGCTGCGTACCTCGCGGACGGGTGAGGTTCACGTCTTCGACCCGAACGTCGGCGACGTCATCGCCAAGTTCGACACCGGCGGCGGGCGGTCGTTGTTCGCCGGTTCGGCGAGCAAGCTATTCGTGTTCCGGACCGACGACGCGGGCAACTCGCTGGAGCGGTGGGACCTGGAAACGCGGGTCAAGGAACACAGCGTGCAGCGTCCGCGGGACGCACTGCCGCCCGTAGCCCTGGCCGTGGGAGCGGGCACGGACGGGCCGCTGTACCTGGTGAACGCCCCGATCAACGGTGCGGCGACGGTCCGGGTCATCGACGCCGACACGCTGGCGGAAAAGGCGGCGTACGGGGTGCCGAACTGGCTCGGCGCGGCCCACACGCACGTCCGCGCCTCCGACGACGGCCTGACGCTGACCGCGTCGACCGCGAGTGGGGCGGCGGTGCTCCGCTTCCCCTCGCCACAGGCCGCCCCGACCGCGGTGGTACTCCGGGCGACCGGGCCCAACCCCCCGAAGTATGCGACCCCGGCCCGGAACGGCGCGCTCGTGTTCACGCCGAGAGGACTGTTCTCCCCGGACGGTGCCCTCCAACCCGGCCCCAAACGGCTGACGTTTCCCACCGCCCAGGGGACCGATCTGTTCCTGAGCCAGGTGGTGCAGGACGCGGCCGACCCGACCCCGGAGCTGCGCCTCCACCTGACCGCCGCCGCCGCCGCCTCAGTCCCCCTGTCGTCGGTCGGCGGCCCGAAGGGGGTAGAAATGGGTGAGCTGTCGGCGGTGACGGCAGACCAGCGCGTCCACCTGTGGCCGGCGGCGGGGCTGGCTGTGGTGGTCTCCACCGGCACCCCCACGCGGTTGCTCCTGACCAAGGTCGACGTCAAGGAACTGTTGTCCGACCTCGTTCAAACCCACGTCGTGATCGGCTCCGACCCGTCTCGGTGGGCACCGCGCTCGGCCGAGTGGCGGTACCGGCCGGCGGTGTGGACGAACGGCGACGGCCCCACCGCCGTGAAGCTCGTCGAGAGCCCGCCCGGGATGCAGGTGAAGCCGAACGGCGAAGTCGTTTGGACGCCGGGTACGGGGGCGGCCCGCACGTCAGTTGTTCGGTTGCGGGTAGAAGTCGGCGACGTCGGCACGGAGCAGCAGTTCCGCCTGACCGTGCTCGACGACCCCGACGATGAGTAG
- the rnc gene encoding ribonuclease III, giving the protein MPPPPRTVPRDRAVLDDCQAAVGYQFRKPELLKAALTHTSGANTRAASNERLEFLGDSVLGLVTCEELFRRFPEYQEGDLTKVKSVVVSRKTCAAFSQEMGLGDFLFLGKGVGNYGELPSNILADVFESLVAAIFLDGGWDAARDFVKRFVGPEIDRVAQEAVGANAKSQFQHVVQQLYGEAPRYAVLDEQGPDHDKCFKVAAQAAGYQFPPAWGRNKKDAELRAALNGLAEIRGEELPTH; this is encoded by the coding sequence ATGCCCCCCCCGCCACGCACCGTGCCGCGCGACCGCGCCGTTCTCGACGACTGCCAGGCCGCCGTCGGCTACCAGTTCCGCAAGCCGGAACTGTTGAAGGCCGCGCTCACCCACACGTCCGGGGCCAACACCCGGGCCGCCTCCAACGAGCGGCTCGAGTTCCTCGGCGACAGCGTCCTCGGCCTCGTCACCTGCGAGGAGCTGTTCCGCCGCTTCCCGGAGTACCAGGAAGGCGACCTGACCAAGGTCAAGTCGGTGGTGGTCAGCCGCAAGACGTGTGCGGCGTTCAGCCAGGAGATGGGCCTCGGCGACTTCCTGTTCCTGGGGAAGGGCGTCGGCAACTACGGCGAGTTGCCGTCGAACATCCTCGCCGACGTGTTCGAGTCGCTGGTGGCGGCCATCTTCCTGGACGGCGGGTGGGACGCGGCCCGCGACTTCGTGAAGCGGTTCGTCGGCCCGGAGATCGACCGCGTGGCCCAGGAGGCGGTCGGCGCCAACGCCAAGTCGCAGTTCCAGCACGTCGTGCAGCAGCTGTACGGCGAGGCGCCGCGGTACGCGGTGCTGGACGAGCAGGGGCCGGACCACGACAAGTGCTTCAAGGTCGCGGCCCAGGCGGCCGGGTACCAGTTCCCGCCGGCCTGGGGGCGGAACAAGAAGGACGCCGAGCTGCGGGCCGCGCTCAACGGCCTGGCCGAGATCCGCGGTGAGGAGTTGCCGACGCACTGA
- a CDS encoding porin — protein sequence MPISTARIALLAAALVAGGPAFAQTPGALLPGPEPIAGPSPVVAPEVLPDLPDDAKGKDGAKADGGAKAEKSLTDSLHQDDDYGLKSLFDSLHPAGKSKSKWYDKIAIRGYTQFRFTRTIDQETDSANPNLLGDRSVNGNAENFSIRRMRLIIFGDVSEHLGVYIQPDFANLPQGATTNTFFGQLRDTYADVYIDTTKIHRLRIGLSKVPFGFENLQSSQNRVPLDRTDPINSAVSPNERDLGVFYYWTPEDKQKLFRDLVDGGLKGSGNYGIFGIGVYDGQGGSQVEQNLNLHTVARLTWPTRLDSGQVVEASVQGYTGEYVVQGSAIRPLGRGSAITPAGTGGNTGHRDQRVGTTFVYYPQPFGFQSEWNWGEGPGLNDAQTAVETRWLQGGYAMVMCKVDTCDYGIFTPYCRWQYYKGGYRSIANAPYGTHNQWDLGVEWQIRKEMELVAEYSLVDGANLNAINQARVTSYRNFDGGVFRLQFQMNY from the coding sequence TTGCCAATCTCCACCGCCCGAATCGCCCTGCTTGCCGCCGCACTCGTTGCCGGCGGCCCCGCATTCGCCCAGACCCCCGGGGCGCTTCTTCCCGGGCCGGAGCCCATCGCCGGCCCGTCGCCGGTCGTGGCGCCCGAGGTGCTCCCCGACTTGCCCGACGACGCGAAGGGCAAGGACGGGGCGAAGGCCGACGGCGGCGCGAAGGCCGAAAAGTCGTTGACCGACTCGCTCCATCAGGACGACGACTACGGCCTGAAGTCGCTGTTCGACTCCCTCCACCCGGCGGGGAAGTCGAAGTCGAAGTGGTACGACAAGATCGCGATTCGCGGTTACACGCAGTTTCGGTTCACCCGCACCATCGACCAAGAGACCGATAGCGCTAACCCCAACCTGCTCGGGGACCGGTCGGTCAATGGGAATGCCGAGAACTTTTCGATTCGACGGATGCGGCTCATCATCTTTGGGGACGTGAGCGAGCACCTCGGGGTGTACATCCAGCCGGACTTCGCAAACCTTCCCCAGGGAGCCACGACGAACACGTTCTTCGGCCAGCTCCGGGACACCTACGCCGACGTGTACATCGACACCACAAAAATTCACCGACTGAGAATCGGCTTGTCGAAAGTGCCGTTCGGATTCGAGAACCTGCAGTCGAGCCAGAACCGGGTGCCCCTCGACCGGACCGACCCGATCAACAGCGCGGTCAGTCCGAACGAGCGGGACCTGGGGGTGTTTTACTACTGGACGCCGGAGGACAAGCAGAAACTCTTCCGCGACCTGGTCGACGGCGGACTGAAGGGGAGCGGCAACTACGGCATCTTTGGGATCGGGGTGTATGACGGACAGGGCGGGTCGCAGGTCGAGCAGAACCTGAACCTCCACACCGTCGCCCGCCTCACCTGGCCGACGCGGCTCGACAGCGGGCAGGTGGTCGAGGCCAGCGTCCAGGGGTACACCGGCGAATACGTCGTGCAGGGGAGTGCCATCCGCCCGCTCGGCCGCGGCAGTGCGATAACCCCGGCCGGGACCGGCGGCAACACCGGCCACCGCGACCAGCGGGTCGGCACGACGTTCGTCTACTACCCGCAGCCGTTCGGCTTCCAGTCGGAGTGGAACTGGGGCGAAGGGCCGGGCTTGAACGACGCCCAGACGGCCGTCGAGACGCGCTGGCTCCAGGGCGGCTACGCGATGGTGATGTGCAAGGTCGACACCTGCGACTACGGCATCTTCACGCCGTACTGCCGCTGGCAGTACTACAAAGGCGGCTACCGGTCGATCGCCAACGCCCCCTACGGCACACACAACCAGTGGGACCTGGGCGTGGAGTGGCAGATCCGCAAGGAGATGGAACTGGTGGCCGAGTACAGCCTGGTGGACGGGGCGAACCTGAACGCGATCAACCAGGCGCGCGTGACCTCGTACCGGAACTTCGACGGCGGCGTGTTCCGCTTGCAATTCCAGATGAACTACTGA
- a CDS encoding response regulator transcription factor: MADQKLVLVVDDDRELVDGLRMMLERQGYKVIQAHDGIQGQQAIYGQRPDLVILDMMMPRKGGYPVLEHFKGKADAPPIIMITANEGSRHKAYAEYLGVVDYIRKPFAMERLMEVVNRTLKPEPKAPTEG; the protein is encoded by the coding sequence ATGGCCGATCAGAAGCTGGTGCTCGTCGTCGACGACGACCGCGAGTTGGTGGACGGGCTGCGGATGATGCTGGAGCGGCAGGGCTACAAGGTGATCCAGGCCCACGACGGCATCCAGGGGCAGCAGGCGATCTACGGCCAGCGGCCGGACCTGGTCATCCTCGACATGATGATGCCGCGGAAGGGCGGCTACCCGGTTCTCGAGCACTTCAAGGGGAAGGCCGACGCCCCGCCCATCATCATGATCACGGCCAACGAGGGGAGCCGGCACAAGGCCTACGCCGAGTACCTCGGCGTGGTCGACTACATCCGCAAGCCGTTCGCCATGGAGCGGCTCATGGAGGTGGTGAACCGCACCCTCAAGCCGGAGCCGAAGGCTCCGACCGAGGGCTAG
- a CDS encoding OB-fold protein translates to MNAPAPKPRRRFGWFLAALVVLAAAGGGGWLVYSNLSRPADYADPDGVFTATFPNPPAALPVITADPAFLKWGERGAKASVGRREYAVTVQDGLNPGNQEPGPAGRDAQAEMLVVMFAANTDGTPVTSRAAKHDGHVGREVVIAGRDDGRLTAVRVVVGETCAVRMTVKAPGDKAGAEAALADAAAFFDTVKLGPAFGPAIVEEPLAVSATELAAAYKADPAAADGRFKGRWVRVNGKVTDTADGAFTVDGDVAVRRAAKARMNVPARRGSPVTATGKCLGLVDGKATLAEAVVLPPPS, encoded by the coding sequence ATGAACGCGCCCGCCCCGAAGCCCCGCCGCCGGTTCGGCTGGTTCCTCGCCGCGCTGGTGGTCCTCGCGGCCGCCGGCGGCGGCGGGTGGCTCGTCTACTCCAACCTGTCGCGGCCGGCCGACTACGCCGACCCCGACGGCGTGTTCACCGCGACGTTCCCGAACCCGCCGGCGGCGCTTCCCGTCATCACCGCCGACCCGGCATTTCTGAAGTGGGGCGAGCGCGGGGCCAAGGCGTCGGTCGGCCGCCGCGAGTACGCCGTGACCGTGCAGGACGGCCTGAACCCCGGCAACCAGGAGCCCGGCCCCGCCGGCCGCGACGCGCAGGCCGAGATGCTCGTGGTGATGTTCGCGGCGAACACCGACGGCACGCCCGTGACCAGCCGCGCGGCGAAGCACGACGGGCACGTCGGCCGCGAGGTCGTGATCGCCGGCCGCGACGACGGCCGGCTGACGGCCGTGCGCGTGGTCGTGGGCGAGACGTGCGCCGTGCGGATGACCGTGAAGGCGCCGGGCGACAAGGCGGGCGCCGAGGCCGCGCTCGCCGACGCGGCCGCGTTCTTCGACACGGTGAAGCTCGGCCCCGCATTCGGGCCGGCGATCGTGGAGGAACCGCTGGCCGTGTCGGCGACGGAACTCGCGGCCGCGTACAAGGCCGACCCCGCGGCCGCCGACGGCCGGTTCAAGGGGCGGTGGGTGCGCGTGAACGGGAAGGTCACGGACACCGCTGACGGGGCGTTCACCGTGGACGGCGACGTCGCCGTGCGGCGGGCGGCGAAGGCGCGGATGAACGTACCGGCCCGCCGCGGCTCGCCGGTCACGGCGACGGGGAAGTGCCTGGGGCTGGTGGACGGAAAGGCGACGCTCGCCGAGGCCGTCGTGCTGCCGCCGCCGTCATAG
- a CDS encoding NAD-dependent epimerase/dehydratase family protein: MAGVTVVTGGAGFIGSHLVRLLVERGERVRVLDRPGAAVEHLPLSQIDYEPCDIRDEAAVARSLRGCGVVYHLAANPQLWTRRRRDFHRVNYLGTVHVLTAALRAGATRVLHTSTESILTRRRQTAAIAETQDVPSRDVIGPYCRSKFRAEGFAFHLARAGAPVVVVNPTLPVGPGDRGRSPPTQMMLDFCRGGRSAYLDADLNLMDVRDIAAGMTQAVERGRPGVRYLLGAENWSVKSVFDYLAKQTGLPPPRWRVPYPVALTAAYVSEFVADAITRTIPAATVTGVKLTRRRMKFDASRSLAELGLTPRPVAGSIDEALAWFREVGWL, from the coding sequence ATGGCAGGCGTGACGGTCGTCACCGGCGGGGCCGGGTTCATCGGGTCGCACCTCGTCCGGCTTCTGGTCGAGCGCGGCGAACGGGTGCGGGTGCTGGACCGCCCGGGGGCCGCGGTCGAGCATCTGCCGCTGAGCCAGATCGACTACGAACCCTGCGACATCCGCGACGAAGCGGCCGTGGCACGCTCCCTGCGCGGCTGCGGCGTCGTGTACCACCTGGCGGCCAACCCGCAGTTGTGGACGCGCCGGCGGCGCGACTTCCACCGCGTCAACTACCTCGGCACCGTCCACGTCCTGACGGCGGCGCTGCGGGCCGGGGCGACGCGCGTCCTCCACACCAGCACCGAGAGCATCCTGACCCGCCGCCGGCAGACGGCCGCCATCGCCGAGACGCAGGACGTACCGAGCCGCGACGTGATCGGGCCGTACTGCCGCTCGAAATTCCGCGCCGAGGGCTTCGCGTTCCACCTGGCTCGCGCCGGCGCCCCGGTCGTGGTCGTGAACCCGACACTCCCCGTCGGCCCCGGCGACCGCGGCCGCTCGCCGCCCACGCAGATGATGCTCGACTTCTGCCGCGGCGGCCGGTCCGCGTACCTCGACGCCGACCTGAACCTGATGGACGTGCGCGACATCGCCGCCGGCATGACGCAGGCCGTGGAACGCGGCAGACCGGGTGTGCGGTATCTGCTCGGGGCCGAGAACTGGTCGGTGAAGTCGGTCTTCGATTACCTGGCGAAGCAAACCGGGCTGCCGCCGCCGCGGTGGCGGGTGCCCTACCCCGTCGCGCTGACGGCGGCCTACGTCAGCGAGTTCGTCGCCGACGCGATCACGCGCACGATCCCGGCCGCGACCGTGACTGGCGTGAAATTGACGCGGCGGCGGATGAAGTTCGACGCCAGCCGGAGCCTCGCCGAGTTGGGCCTCACGCCGCGGCCGGTTGCGGGTTCCATCGACGAGGCGTTGGCGTGGTTCCGCGAAGTCGGCTGGCTATGA